In Thermospira aquatica, the following proteins share a genomic window:
- the rpsO gene encoding 30S ribosomal protein S15 codes for MAVTAEQKKMLVQKYGKNEKDTGNTEVQIAVLSAEIKNLSEHLQKFPKDYKSLRGLQRLIGKRKALLVYLHRKNPERYHAITKELGL; via the coding sequence ATGGCTGTAACTGCAGAACAGAAGAAAATGCTTGTACAAAAGTACGGCAAAAACGAAAAAGACACAGGAAACACTGAGGTGCAGATTGCTGTTTTGTCTGCCGAGATTAAGAATCTTAGTGAGCATCTTCAAAAGTTTCCCAAGGACTACAAGTCTCTGCGTGGTCTTCAGAGACTGATTGGTAAGCGAAAAGCCCTGTTGGTGTATCTTCACCGAAAAAATCCAGAGAGATACCATGCAATAACAAAGGAATTGGGGCTGTAA